In the Candidatus Niyogibacteria bacterium CG10_big_fil_rev_8_21_14_0_10_46_36 genome, one interval contains:
- a CDS encoding integrase, whose protein sequence is MRRVSVSARTGRVIERKPIYRKKIRRPKGKKRGIEIDTVVRFVDGIKRYIYTAIDIEPRFAFAGAYTNHSSQSATDFLRKLSYVSPRPIKEIQSDNGSEFALRFREACEKQGIVQYHTYPRSPKMNAHIERFNRTLNEEFLKQNRQLLRDDLDAFNGKLIEYLLWYNTKRPHESLGMLSPLRYIVSTLSARESQRC, encoded by the coding sequence ATGAGGCGTGTCTCGGTGTCCGCAAGAACAGGCAGAGTCATCGAGAGAAAACCCATATACCGCAAGAAGATACGCCGTCCGAAGGGAAAGAAGCGAGGCATCGAAATCGACACTGTGGTGCGCTTTGTGGACGGCATCAAACGTTATATCTACACTGCGATTGACATTGAACCGAGGTTCGCCTTCGCAGGAGCGTACACGAATCACTCCTCCCAATCGGCAACGGACTTCCTCAGAAAACTCAGTTATGTTTCGCCCAGGCCTATTAAAGAAATCCAATCTGACAACGGGAGCGAGTTCGCCCTGCGCTTTAGAGAGGCGTGTGAGAAGCAAGGCATCGTGCAGTACCATACGTACCCGAGAAGCCCCAAGATGAACGCCCACATCGAGAGATTCAACAGAACCTTGAATGAAGAGTTCCTGAAACAAAACCGCCAACTTCTTCGGGACGACCTTGATGCTTTCAACGGGAAGCTCATTGAATACCTCCTGTGGTACAACACAAAGCGACCTCATGAGTCGCTTGGAATGCTCTCGCCCTTGCGTTATATTGTGTCCACATTATCAGCGCGGGAGTCTCAAAGGTGCTG